In Candidatus Binatia bacterium, the following are encoded in one genomic region:
- a CDS encoding TOBE domain-containing protein, which produces MLSARNQLKGKVKSVKLGTVMAEVVITVGNAELVSVITRESADHMKLKAGDSVSAVIKSTSIMVSKD; this is translated from the coding sequence ATGCTCAGCGCGCGTAATCAGCTCAAAGGCAAGGTCAAATCAGTGAAGCTCGGCACGGTCATGGCCGAGGTGGTCATCACGGTCGGGAACGCCGAGTTGGTTTCCGTCATCACACGCGAATCCGCCGATCACATGAAGCTCAAGGCCGGCGACAGCGTCAGCGCGGTGATCAAATCCACCTCGATCATGGTTTCCAAAGATTGA